Part of the Ornithodoros turicata isolate Travis chromosome 6, ASM3712646v1, whole genome shotgun sequence genome, agtcttggagccagatgaagagtcaaccggataccccaaaaagatcaaggcgtgcagcacacaaatgtgcgagacggtattaTGCGCGCGCTTGATGTCCAAGAAAACCAATACGACGAGGCGCCGAtaagcacgagcatgttggactgtagagactaggtcgagaaccgGATCCATGGAGCATCTATGGGATGGTACCGAGAAACTTGAGCCTGTACGTTTCCATGACTTCGTTGGTGTGGTACTCGACTcggacctgcgctgggctctCCACATTAAGCACATAGAAGCCTTGGAAAGCATTTCGATGAAATAAAAACAGTAATCCAGTTGCTGGAAAATAAGCTGTCGTTTTTTGCACTAACCGAAACATGGCTGCAAAGGGAGCGTGAAGCCTATTTTAATATTGCAAATTACGAGGCTGAGTTCAGTCATAGAGACGGCAGGCAACATGGTGGTGTTGCCCTTTATATTCGCTCTGGGATACCCTACACAGCGAGGACCGACATTTCATTTTGCTGCCAGCTTGTAGAATCTTTGTTTATAGAGGTACCCAATTGTCCTCCTGCCATTTGCACCTTCGCTCACCGTCCTTTAATCATAGGCGTAGTGTATAGATCACCGGACTCGATTTTAATGGAATTTTTGGACGCACTGGATACGACGCTGCATTTCTTGTGCCAACATAGATTTAACGTGATTCTAGTTGGAGATTTTAATATCGATCTCTTACAAAGTAATTCAGCTGTGTTAGATTACAACGATATCTTGGCTTGTTCCGGGTTCAAGCAACTTATCACTTCAGTAACTCGCTTTGGAAGACCTGAACATGGAACTCTCATCGACCATGTACTGACAAATATCCCCGCTGATAACCTGATATATGGTGTTGCAGGATGTGATATAacggaccatgaaatgatttatGTAGGCGCGAAGGAGTCTGTACAGGTTGGCCCTGATTGCGTCCGACGCACCCACATTAATTACGAATCCCTAGAACGTCGTCTAAGTCAGATGTCCTGGTATTTCTCTTTGCACACAGACGTGACCGCGAAACTAAATTACTTCCAGTACTTCCAGCTCTTCCAGTACTGCGCCTAGTAAGCGTAACACGATTCGACAACCATGGGTTACGAAGGCAATACTAAGAAGCATAAAACAAATAACTTGTACATCAAGCTACGGCGTTCACCGTCAAATTCTAATTTACGACTGAGATACAATAAATACAATAATACCCTTAGGAATGTTCTACGAGTAACAAAAGTGAACTACTACTCCAAAATTATCGCTGACGCTAATGATAGCCCCAAAGCCATGTGGAACGGGATTAATCGCATCCTGTCGAAAAGGAATGTCAAGGCTGATACTGCTATCTCACTCTTAAGCAATGACGAACTTCTAACCAGTCCCGTTGCCGTGGCAGAGGAGTTTAACGATTACTTCTGCAGCATTGCGAAAAGCGTGCCTCAGCTGACCGAGTTTACGCAAACGTTTCCGTTACCTCCTGTAAACAAACATAGCCTTTTCCTAGGACCATCTACACCTTGTGAAGTACTTTCCATTATTAAGACACTGAAATCGTCAAATTCATGTGGCCACGATGGCATATCGGTAGCTCTTTTGAAAAGATTTGGTCATTTGCTCGCTGCACCATTGGCGACTCTTGCAAACGATATCTTTTCCCAGGGGTCTTTTCCGGATTTGTTAAAGATTGCTAAGGCTATTCCAGTTTACAAAAAAAAGGCAGCAGGACAATGGCTGGTAATTATCGTCCTATATCCATACTTCCGTCTATTAGTAAGGTGTTCGAAAAATTAGTGCTCCTGAAGCTTGAATTCTTTTTCGAAAAACATAAATTACTACATTCATTCCAGTTCAGTTTTCGCCCGGGAAAATCCACAACCTTAGCGTTGGTAAGTGCCACCGAAAAGATTAAGCGTAATATCGAAGCAAAACTAGTTACCATGGGCATCTTTATCGACTTGACAAAAGCTTTTGATTTAATAGATCATCAGATCCTGCTTAAAAAACTTGAGAGGTACGGTATACGTGGCTTAGCTTTGAACTTATTGACCAGTTATTTGGAAAAACCGGAAACAATACGTATCACTCAGCAACTCTAATTCTTGCATTAGAGCACTGGCAACaggcgttcctcaaggctccccatcatccccatatcatcgtcatcatgtatttctctctctctctctcctcaagGCTCTATTTTGGGACCTTTCCTATTTCTTATCTATGTTAATGACCTCCATGATTACCTACATGAAGACTGTTTCCTTTACGCAGACGACACTAACATTTTTATTGACGCATCTAACACTATGAGCTTGTTTGCAAAGGCAAATAACGTTTTACGTCGGTTCTCCATCTGGCTTTCTGCCAACAAACTGGTTCCAAATATTGACAAGACTTCATACGTAATATTTCGCCCCCGACAAAAATATTTGGACCTAGACCAGGAAAAACTATACTTCGCAGGCCGCCCTCTCAGCAGAGTGTCTTCAGTCAAATTTCTCGGCGTTATTTTACATGAAAACCTAGCATGAGATGATCATGTTGAGTTTGTCCGACTCAAAATCACCTCCGCTTTGTTCGCACTTTCTAAGTTAAGACAATTTCTTTCTATCCAGGCGCTTCTAATGGTTTACCATGCTCTAGTCCACTCCAATATTTCGTATACGCTCTGGAGGTCTATGGGCCGACCTATCCCTCCACCCTTCTTCCTATTTTACACTACCAAAGGAGGGCCCTGAGGATAATGTTGTTAATACCCCCTTGCGAATCAATAGCGTTTGCCTTTCAGTGTTTGTCAGTACAAGATATTTATTCTCCTGGTAAGCATAAAATCGCACTTTTCATGTACAAGTTGATCCATGGGGCTATCACGGACCACTTGATCTCTCTCAATCGTGTTCATACATTGTACAACCTACGTCATCAGCCTGACATGCTTCAACTTCCTTCTTCACGTACAAATTATGGAATACTTTCGATGTCTTTGCTTGGTTCCAAGGTATAGAATTCCCTACCGTTGCATATCAGAACCATGTCTTCCTTTTTTCAATTGAAGAGATATTCCCGTCTATATCTATCACAAAGGTAGTGGGACACGAAAGCTGTATGATTTAGTAATGAtctcctcctttctttcttggCATAAGACACCCTTGATATGACTTATGCAATTGTTTTATCTATATCGGTAATGCTCTTTGCTTACTACAGGTTGCACCATAATGTTTCACTTTCCTTGTCAATGTATTTTTGTCAATTGTTTgtcaatgtctttttttttctttctttctttcccacaAGGCTTGTTATATTCATGTACGTCTGTGTATCTACTGCTGGGACTGTTATACAGGGCACGCCCTCACAGACCCATTTGTAACTCACTGAAACTCAGAAAGAGTAAATAAAACCTGAAACcagaaaccaaagtgcagcgatggctccctgaAATTTAACAtatttctggctcaggatggggctgtgatcagcgctcactgctcgcagttcacgcggcgttggtgagggcgaccgtgctttacagccttcccaTCCTGCACAGGATCTtaacaacatcattaaatacccttcggaccctttttgctcgaagccttcgtcgctttGGAGtaccaagaatggctgaaacacggcaagtcctggctgaagctggtgaactctgggttgaggttctacgtgaacgtgaaacggctcgtcACTTCCTGCGTTTGCGTGCTTACATTCTCCGTCACCCgttcctcaggaaaattcgataccgccctgaagccgacttctatcgagtagcgcagaggacacgtcAGAGTCTCATAGGCTTCGTAGCTAAGGACGTAACACCACCGGAAACTTCCTGTTCTACCGGTACCACCGACCTTCGTAAGCCTTCCGacccttctggaaagaagagatcaggttcccctcCCGCCAAGTCCTTCTAGCCCATTTTTATGcgctggtagacgagaagttttctacgtctaCAGCAGCATACACAGATTGCGGATCCAGGAACGGCCAGTGTGCCTCGCCATTCGTgatcccatccgaaggcgtagtgaaaggacgacgcctttctcatccaacctcatcaacagctgcggaactctatgccatccttttctttctgcagcacatcgttgattttatcccgcgggaatgggcagccttcactgactcaaaatctacATTGCAAACTATTGAAAATACGAGGGTCATCCGCACCCCTATAGtcacggatgtgttaatggcttaccaccccGGGTACGAAGCAGGCTACAGGTTGGTtctccagcccattgtggtgtcgtgtgGGGAATCAGCAGGCCGACAGCGTCGCAGGAGCAgctctctcgtatcggaaacggaccagtattgcactgctgagaggagaccgtcgttccattcagCGAcccctcgtgacacccctggcttcccgccaatggacaacagACATTCTCCCCCTAcctatgctgagcagagttgatcaaACGcccgctttccgcatgccatgaaacacctctcgtcaagatgctgcattaactCATCGGACGCGACTCAatatgtggcttttacagctcagtggcgttaccgctctTCATTGCCCAGAGTACAAACGTTGCCGAatcgcactctccgggtctcttagtcagcaGGACTATCGCCCCTTTTCCCTGtcaaaattgtttggtcccttGCCGAATCtagcccaccaatgctctgcgctcaaagctctttcgaCCTTTCTGAAATCAATCCTTGAAGGGGCTCATCTCATTTCCCACATcaccatccagcaatggggtagagtatcacctctggcgatgaaaGTTGTTCTTGGCTACACATGCCGGCAGTGAATCAACAAATTAATTTCCTGAAATATATGTTAAGTTTATTTTCATCACAGGCTAATAAACCTCATGCCTATCATGTCATTCTAAAGTAGCGCCACGTGGAACTCACACAGACAAGCATCTCTCACGTGATGGTCCAGGACGCTTATTAAGGCGGGGTGCCGAATGCCTTCGAGAGGTAGATGGATTGCCACCAACAGGTAGTCTAGCTACCGATTCAAATCTACTATTCGAGGTACGAGATATCGATAGAGATGGCTGAAATTGCTCGATTGATTCTGCAGACCTGGCACGCGTTGTCGTTCGAGACGCATGTGAGGACTCCAGAGACCAGAGCCTCCTCGGTGACGTTCTACAGAAATGCTCCGGTAATGTCTCTTGAAAATATCTCCTGCAGTCGAGTCTTTCTAGGTCCTTCATGGTGTTGAGTAGCGGTTGAGAATGGCTTCGCGGTAATGGCAGCAGCGCCAATACCGCAAATGACATTAAAACTGTGAGCAGTGCCATCGTCATGTGCGGCGATATGATGTCCTGCGATGCGGTCAGCGCTATAGCGGTTGCACCTCCCACTCCACCGAAGGAATACGCCGTGCAGACGCCAAGGCTGCGCAGTATAGTCGGGAACAGTTCAGCCGTGTAAATGTGATTCGCCGTCAACGCAATATATGTGGCTCCTCTGGCTACCACCACAACCGCGTTGGTGAGATTTAGCAGTCTCGAAGAGTAGCGCGCGACCAACACAGCGCCACAACAGACCAAGAACCCGAAGGTCGCAACCAGCGTGATCTTCAAGCCTCCTCTGTTTATGGCCAAATAAGCTATGGCGATGAGTGGGCTTGGAACAGCTGCGCTGGCGATACTTGCCCACCACTTCTCTTGTACAACGGTCGTCATTTTGAGTGCGTAAAACGAAAACGCTGTACCGAACCAGGTGAAGAAAAGTAAACTGCATCGCACCCGCAGCAGCGGGGAGGTGAACAGGTAGATGGGCGTCACTCGCAGGGAATCCTCCTTCTTGAGTATTTCCATCTTCAACTTCGAGTAACGTGTCCGAACCATCTCGTGCCGAATATTGTTCATTTTCGCTGCCCAAAGAATCGCTCTTTCGGCGCTGCGGAAATTGCACGTTGCGAGAAGCCACCGTGGAGATTCGCTGATCATGTAGAACGCGGTGACCAGGAGCACCGTGAGAGCCATGAAAACAGCCTGGTGGGCGCGCCAGGGAATGGTGAACTCCTGTAGCACAACGAGGACGATGCTTGCTATGCCGACTCCTAGTGATGCTGAAGTAATGCAATAAAGCATACGATGCTCAGCAGATGTGATTTCGAGCAGTAGGACGAAAATGGTGACGAATATTGTGCTGGAGCATCCTGCCACGACACAGCGAGCGCATACAAAAAGTGTGAAGTTGGAAGTGAAACAGGTTCCCAGACCAGCGATCTGAATGACAGCGATGGCGATACAAGCAACCGGACGACGTCCAATTTGATCGGCAGCCATACCCGTAAAGGGCACTGCAATCGCCGCTCCAATCAGGTACGTCACTGCCGCGTACCACAGCAGCCACTCCCTGCTGCATACCAGGTCCCACGTGCTGATGATTGTGCGGTAAGAGCTTTCGTATTCCCAGGCGGAACATGGCATGGATGTCTTGTTAGGGCCAAACGGATGGTCGTAGACGTTGCAACGGCTGTAGCTCCCATCGGATTCCAATGGAAGGGCAACGTTCTTCCACTCCGTTACGGTAATTTGTTGGAATGCGGCGGGTCGTTTGCACCAGAAGTCGACTCCGCGAGCGATCACCGTGAAGGCTAGGCCATGGCACTCAAGGACCACCAAGGACAGCACGCAGCAAAAGAGTGTCATGCGCTGATATGAGCCATGCCCGTAGATGGTAGATTGACTTCCTTCGAGCTCTTCGGGTTCTTCGAAGTGTAGACTGGAAACGGTGCTCGCACTACGCTCAAGGGAAGGGCTTTGCGGGCCAGATGGACTGCCCATGGACCCTTCGAATATCACTGGCTCCTGTGGAAGCGGTTGGGACGACGACTTCGATGGACGTGCGATGGCTGGTTTGTTCTCAATGTTTGTTTCTGACGTCTTAGACTCTATGATGGTTCTAACGTTACCTTGTAATGGCTGGGAGTGCGAAGACAGAGATGACTCTGAGCTATCAGACTCCCTTGTACTGCAGCTGAACGACCGTGATGGCCGGGCAAGTCGCCCTTGTGTTCCAGGATGGACGTAATGTCGATCTGTTTCAGACTCAAGCGATCCAACGGACTTCGGACGCTTCAAAGACATCGCAAACATCCGTGTTCTTCGTCGCGTTTTCCGATCAACTGTGCACGAGAAGCTATAGCACTCACGTGCGTGTAGCCACATTTGGCATTGGTCGACGGCCTCTTCGTATCTAGCACTGGCCACAGAGtagcctcagacgctttaagaaaaatgtcggtacagttccctgtgaagccggccaaggacgcactgcccccccccccctgcgatagtcgtaaCATTGCCCGcataagcgtggccgactacgggaagcagttacatcaccaacaacaacagaccccccccccccccaatccccTGCGAGACGTTACTGAGCTCCGGCATAAATTGCCACAGCTCTTACATTTTCTCGGGTATCCGATAAAACAGTCACAGGCAAAGACCGTTTTGTCTCCTATTACTACGTATGCGTTTGCGTCCTATGCGTTGTGTATGCGTATGCGTCCTATTGCTACGTAATTGCTATAGCACTTCTTAGAGACTGCATGTGACATGTAATGCCGGACTGCCGGAGAGTGCTAGAGCCCAGACCCCAAAACTTATCCGAATTTATGAGCCATGCGGCTGCTTGAACCGTCACACAACTTAGCAGTACATATCAGTGCAGTGTAATCTGGAAGAATTTCAACAAGGTATATGGCAGATCTTTTTCCtggtcgagaaaaaaaaagacagccgTCCGCAACATATCGCAAGTTTAGTTCCTTACTCTTTTTATACGTCCGACAGTAGTAGTGTTAAACAACTTCCTATCTCCTGTTCAACTAGTGATCTATAGGTGATCATTTCCTTGTTGGTTGCTTATAAATGTGTGTTTTCCAAAACCGATTAAGCGACTTGGTCAGCCCATTGGTCGGGTGACACACAGTTCTTCTCCAGTGTCGTCGGGGCGTTGAGGAATCCCTGGCTCATCAGGCCACGTGACAAGGGGAAACAACCATAAAGAAAAATATCAGACAGTATTTTGAAGTTGAAATTGCAAATATTCTACGGCGCAATGGAGAAACGGGTCAAAGGCCGGCAAAGATGAGCAGTATGGAGACCTTACCGCAGTCAGTGGTTTATTCAGAGTCGCAAGTACGGGGGTTGTTGCCAAAAGTTGGAGGTGCGTCAATTACAAAACAAAAGCAACTTTATTTacatgatgatgaatggggagtagCATCGCCAAGGGCGCCTGCTGGCGGTAATGTCGTGAAGTCCCCTCTTTTGCAACCTGTTGAAAAGTTCAGTAGTGgtccctagagtcactaaatagggaacCGAACAGCGACACtcagccacgccggcgagcgagaccgccattttgggtccggcgcggctgcatcgactagcaacgggacgccaatctccgCCTTCTCCACCAcagaacagcgcgcagtcgagccatctcgcaaccgaggaacccggttttggatggaggggactcaacatggacggcgcgttcttagAAGGGggaaccacgtgacacgatcggccccatcgcggacaccgaacggcggctccggcgcggaaaaggagtGCGATACTGCACCGCTATttagcagtgttgtacgtatcgccgttacaagtaacgccgttacagtaatcgatacttttttagtattggagtgcgtatcgcgatacttttttaagtcggtatcggaaaagtatttccgttacaaatttgtgGTAGCGCGATctctgtatcgttaccgataccaatactttttagtgccccaccctttcttcaccgcccatatttctcactcttattcattgtcaatggtccgccTAGCCCCCGACAAGAAGCGTGTAGACAGGCATACGTGCTCTATAaccggaattatggaattataccaaacacatgttcactgtttttctttgaaactggaGGAAATAACCAGGCTCatttcaacaaaagagttgaaaCGGGTCCGATCGGAGTGTTCCGTGTATGcccggcatgatgcgcactgctgcatttttcaatagcgATTCAcagaattgtagcccacaacagttttcgcgaatgttccaccgACAACATttaggtcaacgaacagaggttgcgcactggattccactgctcagctgccgtgtcgcactgagtcacgctcacgtatactgtggcattgttaactCCGGATAGAATTCCTTGGTCACTGGACTCCACagtatgtgtgggcctgacactaacgtaattgtcacacttgcctctgtcagctgccggagagagtACAGCCtgcaaggatggcagaagatggcttcgagaaccagctattgataaaagtcaagcatgacgtgtccgagctacatatgaaatatgctgtctttttacTGCGAAACTGTTCACGTAAGCATATTTTtatgttgcatcatcttcgtatTTCAAACGAAAGTATCGCGCAAAGTattgcgttactttttttttagaaacggttacttttttttagaaacggtagcggtactccgttactttaaaaaagaagtatcgatatcggtatttcgatactttttactcaagtaacgagtatcggtatcgcgattagagcactgcacgggcccgggcccccgacccggcccgggcccgacccggcccgcgggccgggctgggcttgttattggctgtgtgctccgggccgggccgagcccgggccgacaaaatacgccagcaccgcgggccgggccgggcccgggccgttaaaatacgccaccaccgcgggacgggccgggcccgggccgacaaatatgttcccgagagtcaggcccggccgggccacgcagctaattccacacattggagatgcattagttcatgatgtgatgtgatgtgatgtgaataaagaaaaaaatggggatgtaagtttcgacgaagtcaaactgtctaccccagtacacttaatacagaaagttcaatcatgcgcttgcgtcattcctgtgcatcttttgcaaagacaagcaaagggtactgcattatgcatatgattcgaccctctagaacattctccaagccactttacattgctcctcactcctcacatatttcacaatcactttggcaaagcttggtgagagggatagggactgggagaagcagtttgtcgacagcatgctctatctccgcaaaatcttgacagtgtaacgataacgccccgtgcgttctggatttaatttggtctcgtgcggttacggtgttaaaccgccatcacttgtatgtttgtcttctctccttataaatttacttataaatttgtttgataatcgccagaaacgcgtacgtcgcggctggaaatactaggccgggatctactcgccgggtcaccgggccgggccgggccgggctctatttgcttagacgccgggccgggccgggctctagtcactgggtcaccgggccgggccgggccgggccgcataaaaatatgaaggtccgggcccgggtcgggccgggccatttttcgatgcgcccgggccgggtcgggcccggaaaagtcggcccgtgcagtgctctaatcgcgataccatatttcggtaacgggtacaacactgctatttagtgactctagtgatCCCAAGACGAGCGATGCTCTTCTCGAGATTTCGCAAGAGCAAATGCGCAGAGATTGTAATATAATACCTTATGCAGCATTTCTGTGATGTagccatatcatcgtcatcacgtatttctctctctctctctctctctctctctctctgtgatgTAGATGTAAGCGTGAGAAGATGTagaaacacagaaagaaaacacgGATGGACAGAGGGCAGCGTTTACTATagcaacaaaaacacaaatgaTACTGATGCCCGGTCTAGACTGCCTTTGTGGCGAAGGAGTTGGCAATCTATAGACAGGACGTCAGTATCATTTGTGTTCCCCTGTCCGTCCATGTTTTGTTTGCGTTTatcacaaacaacaacaactttattttcggccttggagagtggggagtttcatcgcaacaggcgatactctaccccagtgcttggtggaatgcggggaataaaataacgagcccctttacaataacgatcgaagtccgatggtgtccagaaatgtcagaagagctttgagcgcagagcgttgctgggctggattgggccagggaccaagcaatttcggtagggagaaagggcgagagtccagctgacgaagagactcggagagtgtcattcgggaaggttcgtagtgagggcaatgaagaagaatgtgctccagatcctcaagagcaccacagtggcaacaggtgggagaatcaatttgtctcaagcggtaacgccactgagctgtaaaggccacatcgaggcgcatgcggtggattaatgcagcatccttaCGAggtgtgtttcgtggcatgcggaaagcgagcatgggatcaactctgttcaacatagaggggggaagaatgtcggttgtccgttggcgggaagccaggggtgtcactagacgtcgcagaattgaacggcggtctcctctgagcagaccaatacgggtccggttccgagacgagagtgctgcttctgcggcgctgtcggcctgctcgttccccacgacaccacaatgggctggaacccactggagaactagcctgtggcctgcggcgtagatagtgtggtaagccattaacacgtcggtgactaggggtgcggatgggcctcgtatgccggaagtttcaattgcttgaagtgcagatttggagtctgtaaagactgcccattcccggggtggaaaatcagcgatgtgttgtagaaagaaaaggatggcatagagttccgcagctgtggaggaggttggatgtgaaaggcgtcttccgtgcacgac contains:
- the LOC135396779 gene encoding solute carrier family 22 member 7-like gives rise to the protein MGSPSGPQSPSLERSASTVSSLHFEEPEELEGSQSTIYGHGSYQRMTLFCCVLSLVVLECHGLAFTVIARGVDFWCKRPAAFQQITVTEWKNVALPLESDGSYSRCNVYDHPFGPNKTSMPCSAWEYESSYRTIISTWDLVCSREWLLWYAAVTYLIGAAIAVPFTGMAADQIGRRPVACIAIAVIQIAGLGTCFTSNFTLFVCARCVVAGCSSTIFVTIFVLLLEITSAEHRMLYCITSASLGVGIASIVLVVLQEFTIPWRAHQAVFMALTVLLVTAFYMISESPRWLLATCNFRSAERAILWAAKMNNIRHEMVRTRYSKLKMEILKKEDSLRVTPIYLFTSPLLRVRCSLLFFTWFGTAFSFYALKMTTVVQEKWWASIASAAVPSPLIAIAYLAINRGGLKITLVATFGFLVCCGAVLVARYSSRLLNLTNAVVVVARGATYIALTANHIYTAELFPTILRSLGVCTAYSFGGVGGATAIALTASQDIISPHMTMALLTVLMSFAVLALLPLPRSHSQPLLNTMKDLERLDCRRYFQETLPEHFCRTSPRRLWSLESSHASRTTTRARSAESIEQFQPSLSISRTSNSRFESVARLPVGGNPSTSRRHSAPRLNKRPGPSRERCLSV